The following are encoded in a window of Vigna unguiculata cultivar IT97K-499-35 chromosome 8, ASM411807v1, whole genome shotgun sequence genomic DNA:
- the LOC114193605 gene encoding calmodulin-like protein 5 gives MSFGESISIQKLKKTLSEIKMPVRIPRIIPKPDQKSYPESENAIMKKIMDSLKEADANNDGRFNKDELKHALKDLGAYFPVWRTDRAFDRVDVNKDGHISGDEIDSLLEYLRSRGYGK, from the coding sequence ATGTCATTTGGTGAGAGCATAAGCATTCAAAAGCTCAAAAAAACACTTAGTGAAATCAAAATGCCTGTGAGAATCCCTCGTATAATACCCAAGCCGGATCAAAAGTCCTACCCTGAGAGTGAAAATGCcataatgaagaaaataatggaTTCGTTAAAAGAAGCAGACGCAAACAATGACGGTCGTTTCAACAAGGATGAACTCAAGCATGCCCTCAAAGACTTAGGTGCCTACTTCCCTGTTTGGAGAACAGACCGTGCTTTTGATAGAGTCGATGTCAACAAAGACGGTCATATCAGCGGCGATGAAATCGATTCTCTCCTCGAATATCTTCGCTCTCGCGGCTATGGAAAATAA